A window of Bdellovibrio svalbardensis contains these coding sequences:
- the rpmB gene encoding 50S ribosomal protein L28, which yields MSKCEITGKGPVVKNLVSHSNIKTKSTAQPNVQKKRIFSRALNSMVRLSIATSALRDMEHIGGFDAFILNADDSKLSKRALAVKTRIKKKISTKK from the coding sequence ATGAGCAAATGTGAAATTACTGGAAAAGGCCCTGTTGTTAAAAACTTGGTGTCTCACTCCAACATTAAAACTAAATCAACAGCTCAACCAAATGTTCAAAAGAAACGCATATTTAGCCGTGCTTTGAACTCTATGGTTAGATTGTCAATTGCAACTAGCGCACTTCGCGATATGGAGCATATTGGTGGTTTTGACGCTTTCATCCTTAATGCGGATGATTCAAAGCTTTCTAAAAGAGCTTTGGCTGTTAAAACTAGAATCAAAAAGAAAATCAGCACTAAGAAGTAA
- the rpsR gene encoding 30S ribosomal protein S18: MKKTTRSKYRQEFSGDHVFDYKDPASLTRFIGDGGKITPSRISKLSVAQQKRVAAAVKKARNLALLPSGTDAYDTFSRAEAISPVPFEI; the protein is encoded by the coding sequence ATGAAAAAAACTACTCGTAGCAAATACAGACAAGAATTCTCAGGCGACCACGTATTCGATTACAAAGATCCAGCATCTTTGACTCGTTTTATCGGCGATGGTGGCAAAATCACTCCTTCTAGAATCTCTAAGCTATCAGTTGCTCAACAAAAACGTGTTGCAGCTGCAGTTAAGAAAGCTCGTAACCTAGCTTTGCTACCTTCTGGTACTGACGCTTACGACACTTTCAGCAGAGCAGAAGCTATTTCTCCAGTTCCTTTCGAGATCTAA